The DNA segment aaaaaataataataataatttagagtGAGTAATATGTATCtgtaaaatttataactttTGGTTTTGACCAAAAaatacttttcttgttttttaaaGAGAATGATAAACatcttttagaatttattattttgtgctTTGGCTAATAGTTGCAAATTATAATTTAGAGTGTGATgagtatttttaataattttataattttcattttgACCCAAAATAATTTCTTGTATACGTTAGAAAAGAATACAATTTAAAGAAAATGATGTAtcttttagaattttagaatttttcatCTTTACCAAGAATTGTTAGACGTGCGACTTGTTTGGATGCcgtttaaaaaaagattttttttgagttattttttaaaattttttttaaaataaagtaaaagtaattttatgtttggatatttcatgtaattttttttatttatttattatgtaaaaaacgtctttttttaaaaaaaaaagatcttttaaaaaataatgtaaatgatagcttttcaaaaaaaaatttctagtacttttatttttactattagaaattttctaaatacactaaaaatctttttctattgATTTAATGACACCCAAATAAACATTTGTAGTGCTATTTTGAAAAGTGattcacatattttttttttctttctggaGCTTAATAGTTTGATATATATTATCACTCCATCAatgataaattattatatattgatggaataGTTGGAAAGTGATGAAATAAAATTGAGAATGAAAACGATACACCACAGAAGATTATTCAACTAAACTATATCTGCTGTAGCATTCACCAAGCATCTAAACTCCACAGAAGATAATTAGGTTGCAACCAAGGTAGAGACAGTATCCATTGGTTGATCGGCGATCGTCCAAGTCACTAGTCCAATCTGAGTCTGCAAAAACTAAAATCCTGAAATCAGTATGTTTTTTGTAAAATGTAAACTATGATCAATGCATCCAGCAAGATATCTAAGAATACATTTTAATGCATTTTAATGTGATTGAAGAGGATTTTGAAGAAATTGACTCATCCTATTAACCGAACGGGAAATGTTAGGGGGATAATGATTTTgttgaacaatatgaacaaccaccaatcaaataaaaacacactACACTCTCAAGTTAAccctctaaattttaatattaaaataactatccgtacactaataaaatgaacatccgatatatttattgtttacattgtttaatatttttattgtttacctatacttttcGTTAACGGAAAATGCAATCTCAAAATGAGTTAAGACTGCATATTGTAGTCCCCCAATTAGGGACCTATATAAAGTAGGATTTTCAAGAACTTCTGATCCTTGAGAAGTTAGTTGGATGCTGCTGATCATAGGGGTGGGTACTGGCTTGTAATTGGTAGCTCCTTGTAATTTGAAAGTCTATTAAGGAAATAGCTGATGCTACCtaaattttttagagaaaaaaatagaattaaattgaGTAATTAAGGTAGGAATTGCAGAAGCATTATCTCCAGTAATCAAAATATCATCAACAAGCTAAGATATAAATCGTTAAATTAGAAtcaaattttgtaaataaagAAGGGTTAGATTTTGTACTTACAAAACCAAACTTACAAAGAGTAGAGGAGAGTTTATTGGCAATGGTATGAAATATGGTATGAATTAAGGTAGAAATAATGCTTGAAGGGTGAGTGATTTCATTAGGATCAGTAACATTAGTATTACGAGGAGTAGGTGAAGTGGTGATTGGTGTAGGAATCGATGCTGGTATTGGCAATGGTATGAAAGATGGTATTGTTAAATTACTTGTAGAGTTTGAAGAAGAGGTGGGAATTgatggaagaaaagaaatggatgAAGAGGTAGAATTAAAATCAGACTTAGAAGAAACAGAATCTGCAAAcatagaagaataagaaaacacACACTCATCAAATACAACATTTCTAGCAACATATCTCATTCCAGTTTTGCTAGACACTTAAAACCTTTAGATTGAGGTGCATAACCaagaaacaaatatttttcaaatctaaAATCCAATTTATGAGAATTGTATAGCCTTGTATGTGGAAAACAAGCACAACCAAAGATCCTTAATATTGAATAATCTGGTTGATGGCCCAAAAGAACTTTATAAGGAAATTTTGTTTTTAGAGTTGGGGTTGgtaatttattgattaaaaaaatgacaGTGAAGAATGCATCCTCCCAAAAGATCTCAGGCATGCCAACACTAGCTAATAGAACCAAACTCACTTTTTATGACATGTCTGTGTTTTCTTTCTACCACACATTGTTGCTGGTGTGTGTAAGGATAGGCAAGTCTATGTATGATCCCATTTTCTTGAAGAAAATTCTTAACAGCATTAGATACAAATTCTTTTGCATTATCTATCTAAATTGCTTTTAACCTACATCCAGTTTGATTctctattaaatttttatactgAATCAGAATTTGTGGAACTTATGACTTAGATTACAACAAATATAAGCAAGTGTATTATGAATAAGAATCAACCAAACTAATATAATATGGGACATACCCTATATGTCAATAAAGACTAATTCAAGAGGATGAGAATAAAGAGTAGTAAAtgcaagaaagagaaaagaatgcATTTTGGCTAAACAGTAAGTTTCACACACAATGGAATCATTGTTTTTTTAGAAATATGATCAGAAAAGATATTACATTGTTGCATTACATTCTTAACAATTGGATTGGATGCATGGCCTAATCTTAGATGTCAAATTCTATTATTAACAGTGAAACCAGAAAAATATGCATGTGGTAAATGATGAAAAGAATTAAGTCCAATAGATGTAAGAGTGTCAAAAATGTTTGACCCATGTCTAAGCAATCCTTGAAGAAGAGTTTGTTGGGTGTTCTGTGACTTCACAAAACAGTGAAATGGGTGAAATTCGAAATAAACATTATTATCAAGACAGAACTTTGACACAGTAAGAAGATTCTTGGCAATTTGAGGAATACTCTTCAGGTAAACCTTCGCAGATAACTTTAATATGATCTTCATAACTGATAGTATGACCTATGGAAGAGAGGGAATCAACCAATTTTTTCACCTTAGCAAGATAATCTGTAGCTGAGAAATTCATCTTCTTGACATTCTTTAACTGTGCCTTGCATTTTCTCATCTTGGTTTTGTTGGAAAAGATGAAATATTGTTGTAATCGATTCCAAATCTGATGGACAAGGGTACAGTACACCATTCGATTTTTGAAAGCATCATCCATAGAAGACGATAACCAAGAACTGAGATTATAATCCTGAAGAAGCCATTCTTGATGTTTGTTTGAAGCCTTGCCAGCAGTTTTATCAGCATCAGAATTATTATTGAGTGATTTGTGAATTTTCTTCATTAAGCTAAAGAGAGACATTACATTATATAGAGAGTATAAGATATAACAAAACCAAGATTAGCAAGAACTGATGACTTGAAAAAAGTCAAAAACAattctaatatatttatatatagcaGAGTTAGTGTCATGATTCTGTTATATCAGTCAAATTTGCTACTATATTCTCCATATATATGTTGGTATTTTGGCCTGAACAAAAAAAAGGTAATTTGGCCTCTAATAAAATACTCTGGTCCTATATTCATGTGATTCACTCAATTATGtatatttttcaatatatacaATTTATCCTaattagtatataaaaaaaaaacaaaaaaacttatCCTAACTATATTTAAGTTTTTCAGactcttattttatctttattttttaaaatatatcaataaactaaaaaaaaagcaCGTATTTAATTTAATAGATTTTATAAGATTCAACATATTATCTTTTAGTATGTTGTTTGTTcaataatatgaaaaagataaatgttttttttatttttatgaaaaatcataatttatttttatttataataagtatttattatttat comes from the Arachis duranensis cultivar V14167 chromosome 7, aradu.V14167.gnm2.J7QH, whole genome shotgun sequence genome and includes:
- the LOC110273806 gene encoding uncharacterized protein LOC110273806; translation: MSLFSLMKKIHKSLNNNSDADKTAGKASNKHQEWLLQDYNLSSWLSSSMDDAFKNRMVYCTLVHQIWNRLQQYFIFSNKTKMRKCKAQLKNVKKMNFSATDYLAKTQIGLVTWTIADQPMDTVSTLVAT